The following are from one region of the Hymenobacter radiodurans genome:
- a CDS encoding pirin family protein — translation MIDLVINARQASISAGFDVRRILPFRERRMVGPFIFMDHAGPVGLPPEQLQSLDVLPHPHIGLSTVSYLFGGQVMHRDSLGVEQIIRPGEVNWMTAGSGIAHSERFEDPATLSGGQLEMIQTWVALPEADEESAPSFRNYQPQELPIFTDSGVWMRLIAGNAFGLRNDVRTHSPLFYLHVVLQPGARFGMPQGHRERGAYVAKGQIEVSGTRYSAGQLLVFTPGQDPVMVALETTTLMLLGGEHVGPRFIWWNFVSSRRERIEQAKADWQAGRIALPPTDNAVFIPLPMDNSRPAQSAAPEPLS, via the coding sequence ATGATTGATTTGGTTATAAATGCGCGCCAGGCGTCCATTAGCGCTGGGTTTGATGTGCGGCGTATTCTGCCATTTCGGGAGCGGCGCATGGTGGGGCCGTTCATTTTTATGGATCATGCCGGACCGGTGGGGCTTCCTCCTGAGCAGCTGCAAAGTCTGGATGTGCTGCCGCACCCGCATATTGGGTTGTCCACGGTGAGCTACTTGTTTGGCGGCCAGGTGATGCACCGCGATAGTTTAGGCGTGGAGCAGATCATCCGACCGGGTGAGGTAAACTGGATGACGGCGGGCAGTGGCATTGCGCATTCGGAGCGGTTTGAAGACCCGGCTACGCTGAGCGGCGGGCAGCTGGAAATGATTCAGACCTGGGTGGCTTTGCCCGAAGCCGATGAGGAAAGTGCTCCCAGTTTCCGGAATTATCAACCCCAGGAGCTTCCCATCTTCACCGATTCGGGGGTGTGGATGCGCCTGATTGCGGGCAACGCTTTTGGGCTGCGCAACGACGTGCGCACGCATTCGCCCCTGTTTTACCTACATGTGGTGTTGCAGCCGGGCGCTCGGTTTGGTATGCCGCAGGGCCACCGGGAGCGCGGCGCTTACGTGGCTAAAGGGCAGATTGAGGTGAGCGGCACCCGCTACTCGGCGGGGCAGCTGCTGGTGTTTACGCCGGGTCAGGACCCCGTGATGGTGGCTCTGGAAACGACCACTTTGATGCTGCTAGGTGGCGAGCATGTAGGTCCGCGCTTCATCTGGTGGAACTTCGTATCGTCGCGGCGGGAACGGATTGAGCAGGCCAAGGCCGACTGGCAGGCGGGCCGCATTGCGCTGCCGCCGACCGATAACGCTGTGTTTATCCCGCTACCAATGGATAACTCTCGTCCGGCCCAATCGGCGGCGCCGGAACCGCTGTCGTGA
- a CDS encoding M1 family metallopeptidase, giving the protein MKGSAAISEAKGLYFINPDSTVAGKPVQIWTQGETEGSSVWFPTIDRPNQKTTSEISLTVPSKYVTLSNGALVSQKPAGAGLRTDTWKMEQPHAPYLVMLAIGDFRITKDTWRGKEVSYYMEPKYADQARAVFGKTPQMMEFFSKRLGVDFPWNKYAQVVARDFVSGAMENTTASLYGEQAQGTARELLDWEYAGVEREIAHELFHHWFGDFVTTESWSNLTMNESFANFSEVLWAEHAYGPDAGAAQADRSLRNYLRGGPSNYEKPLVRFQYADKEDMFDGVSYQKGGSILNMLRATLGEEVFFQGLKRYLTQNAFGTGEPHQLRLALEEVSGQDLNWFFNQWYYRAGHPVVTLDYQWDAARKRQTVVVRQTQTGGFLSCRCW; this is encoded by the coding sequence GTGAAGGGTAGCGCCGCCATTTCGGAAGCCAAGGGCTTGTACTTCATCAATCCCGACAGTACCGTGGCCGGAAAACCCGTACAGATCTGGACGCAGGGCGAAACGGAGGGCTCGTCGGTGTGGTTTCCGACCATTGATCGGCCCAACCAAAAGACAACTTCCGAAATCAGCCTGACCGTGCCCAGCAAGTACGTGACGCTGAGCAACGGCGCCCTGGTGAGCCAGAAGCCCGCTGGCGCCGGCTTGCGCACCGATACCTGGAAGATGGAGCAGCCCCACGCGCCCTACCTCGTCATGCTGGCCATTGGCGACTTCCGCATTACCAAAGATACCTGGCGGGGCAAGGAAGTGAGCTACTATATGGAGCCTAAATACGCTGATCAAGCCCGGGCCGTATTCGGTAAAACGCCCCAGATGATGGAGTTTTTTTCAAAGCGTTTGGGCGTCGATTTTCCGTGGAATAAATACGCTCAGGTTGTAGCTCGCGACTTTGTGAGTGGGGCTATGGAAAATACCACCGCGTCATTGTACGGTGAGCAGGCCCAGGGCACGGCGCGCGAATTACTTGATTGGGAATATGCCGGTGTGGAACGCGAGATTGCCCACGAGCTATTTCATCACTGGTTTGGTGACTTCGTAACAACCGAAAGCTGGAGCAATCTGACCATGAACGAGTCGTTCGCCAACTTCAGTGAAGTACTCTGGGCTGAGCACGCCTATGGCCCCGATGCCGGCGCCGCCCAGGCCGACCGCAGCCTGCGCAACTATCTGCGCGGTGGCCCCAGCAATTATGAGAAGCCGCTGGTACGCTTTCAGTATGCCGATAAAGAGGACATGTTCGATGGTGTGTCCTACCAAAAAGGCGGCAGCATTCTGAACATGTTGCGCGCCACGTTGGGCGAGGAAGTCTTCTTTCAGGGCTTGAAGCGTTATCTGACGCAAAACGCTTTTGGTACCGGTGAGCCGCACCAATTGCGGCTGGCGCTGGAAGAAGTATCAGGGCAGGATCTGAACTGGTTTTTCAATCAATGGTATTATCGGGCGGGCCACCCCGTTGTCACCCTCGATTACCAGTGGGACGCAGCCCGCAAGCGCCAAACGGTGGTAGTGCGTCAAACGCAGACCGGGGGCTTTTTGAGCTGCCGCTGCTGGTAG